The Chryseobacterium sp. LJ668 genome segment TTAACAAAAATTATAATTCCTAAAAACCTCCACGGCACCATTTTTTCTTATCCATTGACATAACATCAAAAATAAAATAATATGTCAAAGAAAATTGCAATCCTGTCGACACACGGTTTTGAAGAAAGCGAATTAAAATCTCCAAAAGAACATTTAGAGCAACAAGGCTGGACGGCTCACATCATTAGTCCGGAATCTGGAACCATCAAAGCATGGGCAGAGAAAGACTGGGGCAAAGAATATGATGTTGATAAGACGTTGGATGAGGTTTCGGCGTCAGATTACGATGCTTTGGTTTTGCCGGGCGGAGTCATCAATCCGGATCAGTTGAGGACAAACGAAAAAGCACTGACTTTTGTGAGAGATTTTTTCGACCAGCACAAACCTGTGGCAGCCATCTGTCATGGACCACAAATTCTGATTAATGCAAACGCTGTAGAAGGAAGAAATTTAACTTCAGTCAACTCCATCAGTCAGGATCTGAAAAACGCAGGAGCAGTATGGGAAGACAGTGAAGTAGTGGTAGACAACGGTTTGGTTACCAGCAGAACCCCAAAAGATCTTCCGGCCTTCAATGCCAAACTGGTAGAGGAAATCAACGAAGGAAAACACGAAGATCAAAGTATCTGATCAAACTAGTACATAAAGATAAAGGCTTGGATAGAGAATTATCCAAGTCTTTTTGTGTGCAACATTTCTTGTTTCACATAATGATGAGAATAACTTTGTAAGAGAACTATTCTTTTAGAGTCTAGTAAAAAGTAATCCGAAAATCTACATTCTCATCTTAGTCT includes the following:
- a CDS encoding type 1 glutamine amidotransferase domain-containing protein; translated protein: MSKKIAILSTHGFEESELKSPKEHLEQQGWTAHIISPESGTIKAWAEKDWGKEYDVDKTLDEVSASDYDALVLPGGVINPDQLRTNEKALTFVRDFFDQHKPVAAICHGPQILINANAVEGRNLTSVNSISQDLKNAGAVWEDSEVVVDNGLVTSRTPKDLPAFNAKLVEEINEGKHEDQSI